A genome region from Anaerohalosphaeraceae bacterium includes the following:
- a CDS encoding four helix bundle protein has product MRNSILKEKSYKFAVRIVKLSQYLQREKKEYVLSKQILESGTAIGALIREAEFGQSRADFAHKMSIALKEANETDYWLCLMKDADYIDKKMHESMQTDCQELTAMLISTVKTSKRVKSEE; this is encoded by the coding sequence GTGAGAAATTCAATTTTAAAAGAAAAAAGCTATAAATTTGCCGTTCGGATTGTCAAGCTCTCACAATATCTGCAGCGAGAGAAAAAAGAATATGTCCTAAGCAAACAGATTTTGGAAAGCGGAACAGCCATCGGGGCATTGATTCGAGAAGCAGAATTCGGGCAAAGCAGGGCGGATTTTGCACACAAAATGAGTATTGCATTGAAGGAAGCCAATGAAACCGATTACTGGCTCTGTTTGATGAAGGATGCAGACTATATAGATAAAAAGATGCACGAGAGTATGCAGACAGATTGTCAGGAACTGACAGCTATGCTGATATCAACCGTAAAAACGAGTAAAAGAGTGAAAAGTGAAGAGTGA
- a CDS encoding restriction endonuclease subunit S, translated as MTDWKETTWGTLATLEYGKSLRNYENAKGMYRVYGTNGPIGWHNEPLCTFPSIIIGRKGAYRGVHFSPEPFFVIDTAFYLKPKTEFDIKWAYYQLLTQDINGMDSGSAIPSTSREEFYNLKVILPPLSEQKAIAAVLSSFDDKIELLRRQNKTLESIAQAIFREWFVKFRVNGEQLKVNPQTGLPEGWRWGKLGEVLLEIQTGKRPKGGVGFLKSGIPSIGAENILGLGIYDFSKEKYISEDFYESMEQGKLQSRDVLLYKDGAELGRKSFFAYGFPHEKCAINEHVFILRAKEETVSQEYLFLWLDLPEITGAIRNLNSNSAQPGINREQVKTLDILLPDRLKMVVFNQTIKPVFEKIFKNCKQIQTLSKLRDTLLPKLMKGEIRVKSEQ; from the coding sequence ATGACTGACTGGAAAGAAACAACTTGGGGAACACTTGCAACGTTAGAGTATGGCAAGTCTTTGCGTAACTATGAAAATGCAAAAGGTATGTACAGAGTATATGGTACGAACGGACCTATTGGATGGCATAACGAACCATTATGTACTTTTCCAAGCATAATAATTGGACGTAAAGGTGCTTATCGAGGGGTCCATTTCTCACCAGAACCATTTTTTGTTATAGATACGGCGTTTTATCTCAAACCCAAAACAGAATTTGATATTAAATGGGCTTATTACCAACTATTGACCCAAGACATAAACGGAATGGATAGCGGGTCGGCTATTCCTTCAACAAGTCGAGAAGAATTTTATAATTTAAAAGTAATCCTTCCTCCACTTTCAGAGCAGAAGGCGATAGCGGCGGTTTTATCGAGTTTTGATGACAAGATAGAGCTGCTGCGTCGGCAGAATAAGACCCTCGAATCTATTGCTCAGGCGATATTTCGGGAATGGTTTGTTAAGTTTAGAGTGAACGGTGAACAGTTAAAAGTGAATCCCCAAACCGGCCTGCCCGAGGGGTGGAGATGGGGAAAACTGGGGGAGGTTTTATTAGAAATTCAAACAGGCAAAAGACCTAAAGGCGGCGTTGGTTTCCTAAAGTCAGGCATCCCAAGTATAGGAGCAGAAAATATTTTAGGGTTAGGCATTTACGACTTTTCAAAAGAGAAATATATCTCTGAAGACTTTTATGAATCTATGGAACAAGGAAAACTTCAAAGCAGAGATGTATTATTATATAAGGATGGTGCAGAATTAGGAAGAAAGAGTTTCTTTGCTTATGGATTCCCTCATGAAAAATGCGCTATAAATGAGCACGTCTTTATTTTAAGAGCTAAAGAAGAAACGGTAAGCCAAGAATATCTTTTTTTATGGCTGGATTTACCGGAAATAACAGGCGCTATTCGGAATCTTAATTCCAACTCAGCGCAACCCGGGATAAATCGAGAGCAAGTTAAGACTTTAGATATCTTGCTGCCAGACAGATTAAAAATGGTAGTTTTCAATCAAACAATAAAACCTGTTTTCGAAAAAATATTCAAAAACTGCAAACAAATCCAAACTCTCTCGAAGCTGCGGGATACGCTGTTGCCCAAACTGATGAAGGGGGAGATAAGAGTGAAGAGTGAACAGTGA
- a CDS encoding class I SAM-dependent DNA methyltransferase translates to MEAALWKAADKLRKNIDAAEYKHVVLGLIFLKYISDTFEELHQKLTAGQGDYKGANPEDPDEYKAENIFFVPANARWSYLHGRSKLPSIGKDLDDAMSEIEKANPTLKGILPKVYARPNLDKTSLGKLIDLIGNIALGKEAAESKDLLGRVYEYFLGEFASAEGKKGGQFYTPPSIVRLMVEMIEPYRGRVYDPCCGSGGMFVASEKFIEAHQGRREDISIYGQESNRTTWQLCKMNLAIRRIDSSQVKWNSEGSFLNDAHKDLKADFILANPPFNDSDWSGELLRNDPRWQYGVPPASNANYAWLQHMIYHLSPRGIMACVLANGSLSSQTNNEGEIRKNLVEADLVDCIVGLPKQLFYNTGIPACIWFISRKRLGNGDRKRSGEILFIDAGEIGYMRDRTHREFSDEDIRKIADTYHSWRTKGGQYKDVKGFCKSATLEEIRKHNYVLTPGRYVGIKDEEDDGIPFEEKMKQLTAELAAQMEEEKRLNRAIKKNLEGLGYGGRNRTRSFPAIHQPSGKI, encoded by the coding sequence ATGGAAGCTGCCCTCTGGAAGGCGGCCGACAAACTCCGTAAAAACATTGATGCGGCCGAATACAAGCACGTTGTCCTCGGTCTGATTTTTCTCAAGTATATCTCCGATACATTTGAAGAACTTCATCAAAAACTGACCGCCGGACAAGGGGATTACAAAGGAGCAAATCCTGAAGACCCGGACGAATACAAAGCCGAAAATATCTTTTTTGTGCCCGCCAATGCCCGCTGGTCATATCTGCACGGCCGGTCCAAACTGCCGAGCATCGGAAAAGACCTCGACGATGCGATGAGCGAAATCGAAAAGGCCAATCCCACCTTAAAAGGCATCCTGCCGAAGGTTTACGCCCGGCCGAATCTCGATAAAACCTCGCTGGGAAAACTGATTGATTTAATCGGCAATATTGCACTGGGAAAAGAAGCCGCCGAAAGCAAAGACCTCTTAGGCCGAGTCTATGAATACTTTCTGGGCGAGTTTGCCAGTGCGGAAGGCAAAAAGGGCGGACAGTTCTACACGCCCCCGTCCATTGTGCGGCTGATGGTAGAGATGATTGAGCCGTACCGCGGGCGGGTCTATGACCCCTGCTGCGGCTCGGGCGGGATGTTTGTCGCCAGTGAAAAGTTCATTGAGGCCCATCAGGGCCGACGCGAGGACATCTCGATATACGGTCAGGAATCCAACCGGACGACCTGGCAGCTGTGCAAGATGAATCTGGCCATCCGCCGGATTGACAGTTCGCAGGTCAAATGGAACAGCGAAGGGTCGTTTCTCAATGACGCCCACAAGGACCTGAAAGCCGATTTTATCCTGGCCAATCCTCCGTTTAACGACAGCGACTGGTCGGGGGAGCTGCTGCGGAATGACCCCCGCTGGCAGTATGGAGTGCCGCCGGCTTCCAATGCCAACTATGCCTGGCTGCAGCATATGATTTATCACCTTTCGCCGCGGGGCATTATGGCGTGTGTACTGGCCAACGGCTCCCTGTCCAGTCAAACCAACAATGAAGGGGAAATCCGCAAGAACCTTGTCGAGGCGGACCTGGTGGACTGCATCGTCGGCCTGCCCAAGCAGCTGTTCTACAATACCGGCATTCCGGCGTGCATCTGGTTTATCTCCCGCAAGCGTCTGGGCAACGGCGACCGCAAGCGCAGCGGGGAAATCCTCTTTATCGATGCCGGCGAAATCGGCTATATGCGGGACCGCACGCACCGGGAGTTTTCGGATGAGGATATAAGAAAAATTGCCGACACCTATCACAGCTGGCGGACCAAAGGAGGACAGTACAAGGACGTTAAGGGCTTCTGCAAATCGGCGACGCTGGAGGAGATTCGAAAGCACAATTACGTCCTGACCCCCGGCCGGTACGTCGGCATCAAAGACGAAGAAGACGACGGCATCCCGTTTGAAGAAAAAATGAAGCAGTTGACTGCCGAACTGGCAGCGCAGATGGAGGAAGAGAAAAGACTGAATAGAGCAATTAAAAAGAATCTGGAAGGATTGGGGTATGGCGGACGAAACAGAACTCGAAGTTTTCCGGCAATTCACCAGCCATCAGGAAAAATTTGA
- a CDS encoding vitamin B12-dependent ribonucleotide reductase: MNPTPEKKGLQPWENHSNHSARKGLKIDPFFATPGRHPFEELVWETRQAKITDDSGKPIFEQNDVEVPASWSQLATKVVVSKYFYGDIQSGQRENSVKQLVHRVCRAIADRGLRDGYFLTEQDAENFYHELTWLCVNQYGAFNSPVWFNVGLYDVYHIEGSPHNYHWDDRQKKAVPCPNSYEYPQASACFIQSVQDTMEDIMRLARSEAMLFKHGSGTGTDLSTLRSSREKLSGGGKPSGPLSFMRVYDQIAAVIKSGGKTRRAAKMQSLKIDHPDIKEFITCKTLEEKKAWALIEQGYDPNEAYDSIMFQNSNLSVRLTDEFMEAVEKDGLWTTRSVTTGQPVETYSARELMRLIAEGTRICGDPGVQYHTTINKWHTCPNSGPINASNPCSEYMFIDDSACNLASLNLMKFRRDDGTFDIQRFKQAVRIFIIAQDILVDMGSYPEPKIAENSHRFRPLGLGYANLGSLIMSLALPYDSEGGRAIAAAITAILTGTAYIASAELASVKGPFSEFEENREPMMRVIAMHREHAYHLPEMHCPQDLLSAAKNVWDQAFDAGSQYGYRNAQTTVLAPTGTIGFMMDCDTTGVEPDIALVKYKLLAGGGMLKIVNRTVPMALERLGYSPEEIKSICDTIDRDDTIETASALRPEHLPIFDCAFKPKNGKRHIHYMAHLKMMAAVQPFLSGAISKTINMPHEATTEEIMSAYIEGWKMGLKAVAIYRDGSKRLQPVNVENKEQKKTKSSENQAVARPFRRRLPDTRNSITHKFSVAGHEGYLTVGLYEDGQPGELFITMAKEGSTVGGLMDVVGTCVSMALQYGVPLITLVDKFRHARFEPAGMTSNKNIPFAKSLIDYIFCWLGCQFIPGYAEKNMPNHAPAPAENPTTTTAKQLVEKTQDLAKKIGQARALERKAAAAKSEPQTPAVMKTERPVSARFDRAADRAVELVGSVLQNPDGTQAEAVLIQQYNSQFEHFQDDAPACDVCGSICVRNGACYRCYNCGNSMGCS, translated from the coding sequence ATGAACCCAACACCCGAAAAAAAAGGCCTTCAGCCGTGGGAAAATCATTCTAACCACTCTGCCCGCAAGGGTTTAAAGATAGACCCGTTTTTCGCAACCCCCGGCCGTCACCCCTTCGAGGAGCTCGTCTGGGAGACCCGCCAGGCCAAAATTACCGACGATTCCGGCAAGCCCATTTTCGAGCAAAACGATGTCGAAGTGCCGGCTTCCTGGAGCCAGCTGGCGACGAAAGTAGTTGTAAGCAAATATTTTTACGGCGATATCCAGTCCGGCCAGCGCGAAAACTCCGTCAAGCAGCTGGTCCATCGTGTCTGCCGCGCCATTGCCGATCGCGGCCTTCGCGACGGCTATTTTTTGACCGAGCAGGACGCCGAAAACTTCTATCACGAGCTCACCTGGCTGTGCGTAAATCAATACGGCGCCTTCAATTCCCCCGTTTGGTTCAACGTCGGCCTCTATGACGTGTACCATATCGAAGGAAGCCCGCACAACTACCACTGGGACGACCGCCAGAAAAAGGCCGTCCCGTGCCCCAACAGCTATGAATATCCGCAGGCGTCGGCCTGTTTCATCCAGTCCGTTCAGGACACGATGGAGGACATTATGCGGCTGGCCCGCAGCGAGGCGATGCTCTTTAAGCACGGCTCGGGCACCGGCACGGACCTGTCCACGCTCCGCAGCAGCCGCGAAAAACTGTCCGGCGGCGGCAAACCCTCGGGCCCGCTGAGCTTTATGCGCGTCTATGACCAGATTGCGGCCGTCATCAAATCCGGCGGAAAAACCCGCCGCGCCGCCAAGATGCAGTCGCTCAAAATCGACCATCCGGACATCAAGGAATTTATCACCTGCAAGACGCTGGAGGAAAAGAAGGCCTGGGCGCTGATTGAGCAGGGCTACGACCCCAACGAGGCCTACGACAGCATTATGTTCCAGAACAGCAATCTGTCTGTGCGGCTGACGGATGAGTTTATGGAAGCCGTCGAAAAAGACGGCCTCTGGACGACCCGCTCGGTTACGACCGGCCAGCCCGTGGAGACCTATTCCGCCCGCGAACTGATGCGGCTGATTGCCGAAGGCACCCGCATCTGCGGCGACCCGGGTGTGCAGTACCACACAACCATCAACAAGTGGCACACCTGTCCCAACAGCGGGCCGATTAACGCCTCCAACCCCTGCAGCGAGTATATGTTTATTGATGATTCGGCCTGCAATCTGGCCTCGCTGAATCTGATGAAGTTCCGCCGTGATGACGGCACCTTTGACATTCAGCGGTTCAAACAGGCCGTCCGCATCTTCATCATCGCCCAGGACATCCTTGTGGATATGGGAAGCTATCCGGAGCCCAAAATCGCCGAAAACAGCCACCGATTCCGTCCACTCGGGCTGGGGTATGCCAACCTCGGCAGTCTGATTATGAGTCTGGCACTGCCGTATGATTCCGAAGGGGGCCGGGCGATTGCCGCAGCCATTACGGCCATTCTGACCGGTACGGCCTACATCGCCAGTGCGGAGCTGGCCTCGGTCAAGGGGCCGTTCAGCGAATTTGAGGAAAACCGCGAGCCGATGATGCGCGTGATTGCGATGCACCGCGAGCATGCTTATCATCTGCCCGAGATGCACTGCCCGCAGGACCTGCTCAGTGCGGCCAAGAACGTCTGGGACCAGGCTTTCGATGCCGGCTCGCAGTACGGCTACCGCAATGCGCAGACCACCGTGCTGGCCCCGACCGGCACCATCGGGTTTATGATGGACTGTGACACCACCGGTGTGGAGCCGGATATTGCACTGGTTAAATACAAACTGCTGGCCGGCGGCGGCATGCTCAAAATTGTCAACCGCACCGTTCCGATGGCCCTCGAACGGCTCGGATACAGCCCGGAGGAAATCAAGAGCATCTGTGATACAATCGACCGCGACGACACCATCGAAACGGCAAGTGCCTTGCGGCCTGAGCATCTGCCCATCTTCGACTGTGCCTTCAAGCCCAAGAACGGCAAGCGGCACATCCACTATATGGCTCATCTGAAGATGATGGCCGCCGTTCAGCCGTTCCTGTCCGGTGCGATCAGCAAGACCATCAATATGCCCCACGAGGCCACCACGGAAGAGATTATGTCCGCCTATATTGAGGGCTGGAAAATGGGTCTGAAGGCCGTGGCGATCTATCGCGACGGCTCCAAACGCCTTCAGCCGGTCAATGTGGAAAATAAAGAGCAAAAAAAAACCAAATCTTCGGAAAATCAGGCTGTTGCACGGCCTTTCCGCCGCCGTTTGCCTGATACCCGCAACAGCATTACCCACAAGTTTTCTGTGGCGGGTCACGAGGGCTATCTGACGGTCGGTCTTTACGAAGACGGCCAGCCCGGCGAGCTGTTTATCACGATGGCCAAAGAGGGCAGCACGGTCGGCGGTCTGATGGATGTCGTCGGCACCTGTGTCTCGATGGCCCTGCAGTATGGAGTGCCGCTGATTACGCTGGTGGACAAGTTCCGCCATGCCCGCTTTGAGCCGGCCGGGATGACATCCAACAAAAATATTCCCTTTGCCAAAAGTCTGATTGACTACATCTTCTGCTGGCTGGGCTGTCAGTTCATTCCGGGCTATGCCGAAAAGAATATGCCCAACCATGCCCCGGCTCCGGCGGAGAATCCTACAACCACCACCGCCAAGCAGCTGGTGGAAAAGACGCAGGATTTGGCCAAGAAAATCGGGCAGGCCCGAGCCCTCGAGAGAAAGGCGGCGGCCGCCAAATCGGAACCCCAGACCCCGGCGGTGATGAAAACGGAACGTCCGGTTTCTGCCCGGTTTGACCGCGCGGCCGACCGGGCGGTCGAACTGGTTGGTTCGGTCCTTCAGAATCCGGACGGCACTCAGGCCGAGGCTGTTCTCATCCAGCAGTACAACAGCCAGTTTGAGCATTTTCAGGATGATGCGCCGGCCTGCGATGTCTGCGGAAGCATCTGTGTGCGGAACGGCGCCTGCTATCGATGCTACAACTGCGGCAACTCGATGGGATGCAGTTAA
- a CDS encoding DUF3616 domain-containing protein: MTTTIALLLGMGFMLPAEQIPFSERLFHGAADISAAVFLDPNYFAVANDESNRIRIYSIEKTDKPVWSLELSSFLRVDSRFPEADIEAAAEADGVIYWITSHGRNKDGKVRTSRYRFFAAAPSRTAPALPRMEPVGEPCLNLMEQFLAWPEAAFLKLDKAVQLQEDLSKKEREKLAPKKEGLNIEAMTYLPTRRSLLIGLRNPLYKPDKKSPPKAIAFELLNPQEVVKGKPAQFGQVVLWDLEGRGLRGMEYDPARKVHYVLAGPVDEETTCALYVWDGGMEHAPRPVWEWDRKDRFTPEGIAVHPVSGELWIFSDDGTLEIEVSSPADCQEGEILPSGKCPNKFLTDDLRKTFRVRIYKPL; the protein is encoded by the coding sequence ATGACGACAACAATTGCTCTTCTTTTGGGGATGGGCTTTATGCTTCCTGCCGAGCAGATTCCATTCAGCGAGAGACTATTTCATGGGGCGGCGGACATTTCCGCGGCGGTCTTTCTGGACCCGAATTATTTCGCCGTTGCCAACGATGAATCAAACAGAATCCGGATTTACTCGATTGAAAAAACAGACAAGCCGGTCTGGAGTCTTGAGTTAAGCAGTTTTTTGAGGGTGGACAGCCGGTTTCCGGAGGCGGATATTGAGGCGGCCGCCGAGGCGGATGGGGTGATTTACTGGATTACCTCGCACGGGCGCAATAAAGACGGCAAGGTGCGCACAAGCCGCTATCGTTTCTTTGCAGCCGCCCCGTCGAGAACCGCTCCCGCCCTGCCAAGGATGGAACCGGTTGGTGAACCGTGCCTGAATCTGATGGAACAGTTTTTGGCTTGGCCGGAGGCGGCCTTTCTGAAACTGGATAAAGCCGTGCAGCTGCAGGAGGATTTGTCCAAAAAAGAACGAGAAAAACTGGCCCCCAAAAAAGAGGGATTGAATATTGAAGCCATGACGTACCTGCCGACACGCCGCTCGCTTCTGATTGGACTGCGCAATCCGCTTTACAAACCTGACAAAAAAAGCCCGCCCAAAGCAATTGCATTTGAGCTGCTCAACCCGCAGGAGGTTGTAAAAGGAAAACCCGCACAATTCGGGCAGGTCGTTTTGTGGGATTTGGAGGGCCGGGGATTGCGAGGGATGGAATATGACCCAGCGAGAAAAGTTCATTATGTGCTGGCCGGACCGGTGGATGAAGAAACCACCTGTGCCCTATACGTTTGGGATGGGGGTATGGAACATGCGCCCCGGCCGGTATGGGAATGGGACCGCAAAGACCGTTTTACCCCGGAAGGAATTGCCGTACATCCCGTCAGCGGCGAGCTGTGGATATTCAGCGATGACGGAACACTCGAAATCGAGGTCAGCTCCCCTGCCGACTGCCAGGAAGGAGAAATCCTGCCCAGCGGCAAATGTCCGAACAAGTTTCTGACCGATGACCTGCGGAAGACGTTCCGCGTGCGGATTTACAAACCGCTTTGA
- the araA gene encoding L-arabinose isomerase, with translation MDTLKQFEVWFVTGSQHLYGPKALKQVDKDSEQIAKSLNADPAIPCKVVFKPVLTGPDEIAKLCLEANSTPACVGLITWMHTFSPAKMWIKGLDLLKKPIVHLHTQFNRDLPWDTIDMDYMNLHQSAHGCREYGFILTRMRKNRKVVVGHWKDPEVIERLAVWMRAACGWNEMQNLKVCRWGDNMRQVAVTEGDKVEAQIRLGVSVNGYGVGDLVAKIEEVSDAQVEALIKEYKDAYKMKVKPEQMESVRIAARIEAGMRAFLEEGGFKAFTTTFEDLHGLLQLPGLAVQRLMADGYGFGAEGDWKTAALVRAMKVMATGLKGGTSFMEDYTYHMDPKCSKVLGAHMLEVCSSIAAGKPSLEVHPLGIGGKADPVRVVFNTPAGDGINASLIDMGNRFRMIVNEVKVVKPDADLPKLPVARVVWIPQPNLKTAAAAWILAGGAHHTAFSMAVTSEFIEDFCEMAGIEYVLIDKNTTIPDIKKELRWNEVYYALAKGF, from the coding sequence ATGGATACCCTCAAACAGTTTGAAGTCTGGTTTGTCACCGGCAGTCAGCATCTCTATGGTCCCAAGGCCCTCAAGCAGGTCGATAAAGATTCCGAGCAGATCGCCAAGTCTCTCAACGCAGATCCGGCTATCCCCTGCAAGGTGGTTTTCAAGCCGGTTTTGACCGGCCCGGATGAAATCGCCAAGCTCTGTCTGGAGGCCAACAGCACACCTGCCTGTGTCGGGCTGATTACCTGGATGCACACGTTCTCGCCGGCCAAGATGTGGATTAAGGGGCTTGACCTTCTCAAGAAGCCGATTGTCCACCTTCATACCCAGTTCAACCGCGACCTGCCGTGGGATACGATTGATATGGATTATATGAACCTTCATCAGTCCGCACACGGCTGCCGGGAATACGGCTTTATCCTGACCCGGATGCGCAAGAACCGCAAAGTCGTCGTCGGCCACTGGAAAGATCCGGAAGTCATCGAGCGTCTGGCCGTCTGGATGCGGGCTGCCTGCGGCTGGAATGAAATGCAGAACCTCAAGGTCTGCCGATGGGGCGACAATATGCGTCAGGTCGCTGTGACTGAAGGCGACAAGGTCGAGGCCCAGATTCGCCTAGGCGTTTCCGTCAACGGCTATGGTGTCGGCGACCTCGTGGCCAAAATCGAAGAGGTTTCTGATGCGCAGGTTGAAGCCCTTATCAAGGAATACAAGGACGCCTACAAGATGAAGGTCAAGCCCGAGCAGATGGAATCCGTCCGCATTGCCGCCCGAATCGAAGCCGGCATGCGGGCCTTCCTCGAAGAAGGGGGCTTTAAGGCCTTCACTACGACGTTTGAGGACCTGCACGGTCTGCTTCAGCTGCCCGGTCTGGCTGTTCAGCGTCTGATGGCCGACGGCTACGGATTCGGCGCCGAAGGCGACTGGAAAACCGCCGCTCTCGTACGAGCGATGAAGGTGATGGCGACCGGTCTGAAAGGCGGTACCTCTTTTATGGAAGACTACACCTATCATATGGACCCCAAGTGCAGCAAGGTTCTCGGGGCTCATATGCTCGAGGTCTGCTCATCCATCGCCGCGGGCAAACCCAGCCTGGAGGTGCATCCGCTGGGCATCGGCGGCAAGGCCGACCCGGTCCGCGTGGTCTTCAATACTCCGGCGGGAGACGGCATCAATGCCTCCCTGATTGATATGGGCAATCGGTTCCGGATGATTGTCAACGAAGTTAAGGTCGTCAAGCCCGATGCGGACCTGCCTAAGCTGCCGGTGGCCCGTGTGGTCTGGATTCCTCAGCCCAATCTCAAGACAGCAGCGGCGGCCTGGATTCTGGCCGGCGGAGCCCACCATACGGCGTTCAGTATGGCCGTCACCAGCGAGTTCATCGAAGATTTCTGTGAGATGGCGGGCATCGAATATGTCCTGATTGACAAGAACACCACGATTCCCGACATCAAAAAAGAACTTCGCTGGAACGAGGTTTATTACGCCCTGGCCAAGGGATTCTGA